The Eubacteriaceae bacterium Marseille-Q4139 genome has a window encoding:
- a CDS encoding deoxyguanosinetriphosphate triphosphohydrolase produces MNIREMLEQWERENLSPYASLSAETMGRDVWEEPCDIRPAYQRDRDRILHSKSFRRMKHKTQVFLAPEGDHYRTRLTHTLEVAQIARTIAKALRMNESLTEAIALGHDLGHTPFGHAGEYILNEISGVGFTHYEQSVRIVEVLEKKGRGLNLTKEVRDGIKNHRTSGHPSTLEGCIVRLSDKIAYINHDIDDALRGRIIKEDDLPKAFTDVLGTTVKERLDIMIHDIIFNSMDKNEIIVSPDVEYAMVGLRKWMFEHVYKNNDAKGEEGKAQQLIVSLFEYYLKHIDRLPEEYLDMMEKRNEKKERVVCDYISGMSDSYAIDKFEELFVPKSWNV; encoded by the coding sequence CTGAATATCCGGGAAATGCTGGAACAATGGGAACGTGAAAACTTAAGCCCCTACGCGTCATTAAGCGCAGAAACCATGGGGCGCGATGTCTGGGAGGAGCCCTGCGATATCCGGCCTGCCTATCAAAGAGACCGGGACAGGATTCTTCACAGCAAATCTTTCCGCAGGATGAAGCACAAGACCCAGGTCTTCCTTGCGCCCGAGGGCGACCATTACCGGACGCGGCTGACTCACACTCTGGAGGTGGCCCAGATCGCCAGAACCATTGCCAAGGCCCTCAGGATGAACGAGAGCCTGACCGAAGCCATCGCCCTGGGGCATGACCTGGGCCATACGCCGTTCGGCCATGCCGGAGAGTACATATTAAACGAGATCAGCGGTGTTGGCTTCACCCACTACGAGCAGAGTGTCCGGATCGTGGAGGTGCTGGAAAAGAAAGGGCGCGGGCTAAACCTCACAAAGGAAGTCCGGGACGGGATCAAGAACCACCGCACCAGCGGCCATCCGTCGACCCTGGAGGGCTGCATCGTCCGGCTTTCCGACAAGATCGCCTACATCAACCACGACATCGACGACGCCCTTCGCGGCCGGATCATCAAAGAGGACGATCTCCCGAAGGCGTTTACCGACGTGCTTGGGACGACGGTAAAGGAGCGGTTAGACATTATGATCCATGACATTATTTTTAACAGCATGGACAAAAACGAGATTATCGTGTCGCCGGACGTGGAGTATGCCATGGTGGGGCTTAGGAAATGGATGTTTGAGCATGTCTATAAAAACAACGACGCCAAGGGCGAAGAGGGCAAGGCACAGCAGCTCATCGTCAGCCTGTTCGAGTATTATCTGAAGCACATCGACCGGCTGCCGGAGGAGTATCTGGACATGATGGAAAAGCGGAACGAGAAAAAGGAGCGGGTTGTCTGCGACTATATTTCAGGAATGAGCGACAGCTACGCCATTGATAAATTTGAGGAATTGTTTGTGCCGAAATCCTGGAACGTGTAG
- the rpoD gene encoding RNA polymerase sigma factor RpoD, with translation MEEKTLTFGEKLEKLLELAKKKKNVLEEQEILDCFSDEELTPEKLDRIYDFLENKNVDVLRISADDDIDPDLFLEDDVDEEELDAANLDLTVPEGVGIEDPVRMYLKEIGKVPLLSSEQEIELAKKMELGDEEAKQMLAEANLRLVVSIAKRYVGRGMQFLDLIQEGNLGLIKAVEKFDYRKGYKFSTYATWWIRQAITRAIADQARTIRIPVHMVETINRLVRTQRQLLQSLGREPSAEEVAKAMELPVDRVREIMKISQDPVSLETPIGEEEDSHLGDFIQDDHVEVPVDAATFTLLHEQLMEVLDTLTDREQKVLRLRFGLDDGRPRTLEEVGKEFNVTRERIRQIEAKALRKLRHPSRSKKLKDYLDE, from the coding sequence ATGGAAGAAAAAACGCTTACATTTGGAGAAAAACTGGAAAAGCTTTTGGAACTGGCAAAAAAGAAGAAAAACGTCCTGGAGGAGCAGGAGATCCTTGACTGCTTTTCCGACGAGGAGCTGACTCCGGAAAAGCTTGACCGGATCTATGACTTCCTGGAAAACAAAAATGTGGACGTGCTCCGGATCTCTGCGGACGACGATATTGATCCGGATCTGTTTTTAGAGGACGATGTGGATGAGGAGGAGCTGGACGCGGCCAACCTGGATCTGACGGTGCCGGAGGGCGTCGGGATCGAGGATCCTGTCCGCATGTATTTAAAGGAGATCGGCAAGGTACCGCTCCTTTCTTCGGAGCAGGAGATCGAGCTGGCAAAGAAAATGGAGCTTGGCGACGAGGAAGCAAAGCAGATGCTTGCCGAGGCGAACCTGCGCCTTGTCGTCAGCATCGCCAAACGGTACGTGGGGCGCGGCATGCAGTTTCTCGACCTGATCCAGGAGGGAAACCTGGGGCTTATTAAGGCCGTGGAGAAGTTCGACTACCGCAAAGGCTACAAATTCAGCACCTACGCGACCTGGTGGATCCGCCAGGCCATTACCCGCGCCATCGCCGACCAGGCCAGGACGATCCGCATCCCGGTGCACATGGTGGAGACCATCAACCGCCTTGTCCGCACCCAGAGGCAGCTTCTCCAAAGCCTGGGCCGCGAGCCATCGGCGGAGGAGGTGGCAAAGGCCATGGAGCTTCCTGTGGATCGTGTCCGCGAGATCATGAAGATTTCCCAGGATCCCGTCTCCTTAGAGACGCCCATCGGCGAGGAGGAGGACAGCCATCTCGGCGACTTTATCCAGGACGATCATGTGGAGGTGCCGGTGGATGCGGCCACGTTTACGCTGCTCCATGAACAGCTCATGGAGGTTCTCGATACCTTAACCGACCGGGAACAGAAGGTTTTACGGCTGCGGTTCGGCTTAGATGACGGCCGGCCGAGAACCCTGGAGGAGGTTGGAAAGGAA
- the dnaG gene encoding DNA primase, producing MYYPEDVIEEVRTRNDIVDVISQYVSLKKKGANYFGLCPFHNEKSPSFSVSPSKQMYYCFGCGAGGNVITFVMEYENYSFVEALKMLADRAGITLPEMEYSKEAKAQADLKATLLEINRLAANYFYYQLKQPQGHLGYEYLKRRALSDETIRHFGLGFANMTSDDLYRYLKSKGYSDAVLKETGLVFIEERGSRDKFWNRVMFPILDVNNRVIGFGGRVMGDGEPKYLNSPETKLFDKSRNLYGLNFARTSRAGYMLICEGYMDVIAMHQAGFTNAVASLGTAFTSQHASLLKRYTDQVVLTYDSDGAGIKAALRAIPILKEVGMSVKVLNMKPYKDPDEFIKNLGKEEFQKRIDSAVGSFLFEISVIRSQYSMQDPESKTQFYNAVAKKLLEFPEKLERDNYTEAVAREYMIPAEDLKRLVNSLGSRIGTGKTAREYEAARPARKKDKEDGIKKSQRLLLTWLIERPELFSVIDGIIGPEDFADELYAKVAGMVFEEHKKGKISPAQILNQFIDGEEQYREVAALFNASLQDSLNNEEQKKAFSETVKKIKKNSLEVQSRNAKDIGELQRIIREQSELANLRITLD from the coding sequence ATGTATTATCCCGAAGATGTGATTGAAGAGGTACGGACGAGAAATGACATTGTCGATGTGATTTCCCAGTACGTCAGCTTAAAAAAGAAGGGAGCCAACTATTTCGGGCTCTGTCCCTTCCATAATGAGAAATCGCCGTCCTTTTCCGTGTCGCCGTCGAAGCAGATGTACTACTGCTTCGGCTGCGGGGCAGGCGGCAACGTCATCACCTTCGTGATGGAGTATGAAAACTATTCCTTCGTGGAGGCGCTTAAAATGCTGGCAGACCGGGCCGGGATCACGCTGCCGGAGATGGAATACTCGAAGGAGGCGAAGGCCCAGGCGGATTTGAAGGCCACGCTCCTGGAGATTAACCGGCTGGCGGCCAACTATTTTTACTACCAGCTCAAACAGCCCCAGGGACATCTCGGATACGAATATCTGAAGCGCAGGGCATTAAGCGACGAGACCATCCGCCATTTCGGCCTTGGCTTTGCCAATATGACGTCGGACGACCTGTACCGGTATTTAAAATCCAAAGGGTACAGCGATGCCGTCTTAAAGGAGACAGGCCTGGTGTTCATCGAGGAGCGGGGCTCCAGGGACAAGTTCTGGAACCGTGTCATGTTCCCGATTTTAGACGTGAACAACCGGGTCATCGGCTTCGGCGGCCGCGTCATGGGCGACGGGGAGCCGAAATATTTAAACTCTCCGGAGACGAAGCTGTTTGACAAGAGCAGGAACCTTTACGGCCTCAATTTTGCCAGGACGTCCAGGGCCGGGTACATGTTAATCTGTGAGGGCTACATGGACGTGATCGCCATGCACCAGGCCGGCTTTACCAACGCGGTGGCCTCTCTGGGGACGGCGTTTACGTCCCAGCATGCGTCGCTCTTAAAGCGGTACACCGACCAGGTTGTCTTAACCTACGACAGCGACGGTGCCGGCATCAAGGCCGCCCTGCGGGCAATCCCGATTTTGAAGGAAGTCGGGATGTCGGTGAAGGTTTTAAACATGAAGCCATATAAGGATCCCGACGAATTCATCAAAAACCTTGGAAAAGAGGAGTTTCAAAAGAGAATTGATTCGGCCGTCGGGAGCTTCTTATTTGAAATTTCGGTCATCCGCAGCCAGTACAGCATGCAGGATCCCGAGTCGAAGACCCAGTTTTACAATGCCGTCGCCAAAAAGCTCCTGGAATTCCCGGAAAAGCTGGAGCGGGACAACTATACCGAGGCCGTGGCGAGGGAGTACATGATCCCGGCCGAGGATTTAAAGCGTCTCGTCAATTCCCTGGGGAGCCGGATCGGGACGGGAAAGACGGCGAGAGAGTATGAGGCGGCAAGACCTGCCAGGAAAAAGGATAAGGAGGACGGGATCAAGAAATCCCAGCGGCTCCTTCTCACCTGGCTCATCGAGCGGCCGGAATTATTTTCCGTCATCGACGGCATCATCGGCCCGGAGGATTTTGCGGACGAGCTTTATGCGAAGGTGGCCGGGATGGTATTTGAGGAACACAAAAAAGGAAAAATAAGTCCTGCCCAGATTTTGAATCAATTCATTGACGGTGAGGAACAATACAGGGAGGTGGCTGCGCTGTTTAACGCCAGCCTTCAGGATTCCTTGAACAACGAGGAACAGAAGAAGGCGTTTTCTGAGACAGTGAAGAAAATCAAGAAAAACAGTCTGGAGGTTCAGAGCCGGAACGCAAAGGATATCGGCGAACTGCAAAGGATCATCAGGGAACAGTCAGAGTTGGCAAATTTACGGATTACGCTGGACTAG